A stretch of Brassica napus cultivar Da-Ae chromosome C6, Da-Ae, whole genome shotgun sequence DNA encodes these proteins:
- the LOC106404768 gene encoding probable WRKY transcription factor 57, giving the protein MTDPEDPDLSNEDSAWRQLTAPDSVFFDRDTSNILSDFGWNLHASSSDNHHNLRFDPCLPPTSTVPSPVTTTSTPDPIPASSRSSTVAAAAASVVSTSNNPSATSSSSEDPTDNSTPKTPETPKKEKKQAQKRIRQPRFAFMTKSDVDNLEDGYRWRKYGQKAVKNSPFPRSYYRCTNSRCTVKKRVERSSEDPSIVITTYEGQHCHQTIGFPRGGILTAHDPHNFTSHHHNLPLPLPNPYYYEDLHQLHRDSTSSPRLLPQSTTEDGPAAVSSINPSEEGLLGDIVPQTMRNP; this is encoded by the exons ATGACCGATCCTGAAGATCCCGATCTGAGCAACGAAGACTCCGCTTGGAGACAACTAACAGCTCCAGATTCTGTCTTTTTCGACAGAGACACTTCCAATATCCTCTCTGACTTTGGCTGGAACCTCCACGCTTCTTCCTCCGACAATCATCACAATCTCCGTTTCGATCCCTGTTTACCACCAACCTCCACTGTCCCATCTCCCGTCACCACCACATCAACGCCTGACCCCATTCCAGCTTCTTCCCGTTCCTCAACCGTCGCCGCCGCCGCTGCTTCTGTTGTCTCGACCTCTAATAATCCTTCGGCTACCTCCAGTTCAAGCGAGGATCCAACGGATAACTCAACCCCGAAAACACCGGAGACACC aaagaaggagaagaagcaggCTCAGAAGCGGATCCGGCAACCAAGATTCGCATTCATGACCAAGAGTGATGTAGATAATCTTGAAGATGGATATCGATGGCGTAAGTATGGACAGAAAGCTGTCAAAAATAGCCCATTTCCAAG gagCTACTATAGATGCACGAACAGCAGATGCACAGTGAAGAAGAGAGTGGAACGATCATCTGAAGATCCATCGATAGTAATCACAACATACGAAGGACAACATTGTCACCAAACTATTGGATTCCCTCGTGGCGGAATCCTCACAGCTCACGACCCTCATAATTTTACATCCCATCATCATAATCTCCCTCTTCCATTGCCAAATCCTTATTACTACGAAGACCTCCATCAACTTCACAGAGACAGTACATCTTCACCGCGGTTATTACCCCAGTCTACTACTGAAGATGGACCTGCTGCAGTGTCGTCTATTAATCCATCAGAAGAAGGCCTACTTGGTGATATTGTACCTCAAACCATGCGCAATCCTTGA
- the LOC106404916 gene encoding uncharacterized protein LOC106404916: MEKNQKKGHNKKGFNLKKHKKADPRQTNKGVNDEKPVLFQLGSIAMVSDARLKADPEITNSIPASPSLSSSSSSGNNNAKERKLSELQSSSNTFGSQVSGVTHASSVEPALLSSPSVQLMDREGSDQVSQRNSLPILERSLSAVSNDSLFSLSIGDNGITRDELFSYRDFKAGELLKSSELLSFCPSVDVPVDSSDIGKSFDLEDKASELLGSDSDDKSSTSEVSWRNLGDNSDEAPSSTQSVSSPITKKKKKKKKVKKKNTQQQKKRCSWLCCKDTGPCFSCCQWPNCDYDLSCCKRLKYCLCCCGLPQCCFSSCSLFFCCCSSSSKKLIDDEIAMQKPQKAEVKTSHKWFCCFPCCAS; this comes from the exons ATGGAAAAGAATCAGAAGAAAGGACACAATAAAAAGGGTTTTAATCTAAAGAAGCATAAAAAAGCTGATCCAAGACAAACCAACAAAGGAGTGAACGATGAGAAGCCTGTTCTGTTCCAGTTGGGGAGCATTGCTATGGTTAGTGATGCTCGTCTCAAGGCAGATCCAGAGATCACCAACAGCATACCTGCATCTCCTTCCttgtcttcatcatcttcttcagggAATAACAATGCAAAAGAAAGGAAACTATCAGAGTTACAAAGTTCATCAAACACATTTGGGTCACAAGTCTCTGGTGTGACTCATGCATCATCAGTAGAGCCTGCGCTTCTTTCGTCGCCTTCTGTTCAGTTGATGGATAGAGAAGGATCTGACCAAGTTTCTCAGCGAAACTCTTTACCGATCTTGGAGAGAAGCTTGAGCGCGGTCTCGAATGATTCTCTGTTTAGTCTCAGCATAGGTGATAACGGAATAACAAGAGATGAGTTGTTTAGTTACCGTGACTTCAAGGCTGGAGAGCTTTTGAAATCTAGTGAGCTATTGTCTTTCTGCCCTTCTGTCGATGTTCCTGTTGACTCTTCCGATATTGGTAAGAGCTTTGATTTGGAGGACAAAGCGAGTGAGTTGTTAGGAAGTGACAGTGATGATAAGTCGTCAACCTCGGAGGTATCGTGGAGGAACCTTGGTGATAACTCAGACGAAGCGCCAAGCAGCACGCAGTCAGTTTCATCTCCAAT aacaaaaaagaagaagaagaaaaagaaggtgAAGAAAAAGAATACACAGCAGCAGAAGAAGAGATGTTCTTGGTTGTGTTGCAAGGACACTGGACCGTGCTTCTCTTGTTGCCAGTGGCCAAATTGTGATTACGACCTCTCTTGTTGCAAGCGTCTAAAATATTGTTTGTGCTGCTGCGGACTGCCCCAATGTTGCTTCTCTTCTTGTAGCTTGTTCTTTTGCTGCTGTTCCAG TTCTTCAAAGAAGTTGATAGATGATGAGATAGCTATGCAGAAACCACAGAAGGCAGAGGTTAAAACATCTCATAAATGGTTCTGTTGCTTTCCTTGTTGTGCTTCTTAG
- the LOC106406719 gene encoding PLASMODESMATA CALLOSE-BINDING PROTEIN 4, whose translation MSVLLPLCLVLSMITYSNAAYCVCKDGNEQVLQKAIDYACGAGADCSQIQQNGACFQPNTVKNHCDVAVNSYYQKKASSGATCDFNGAAVISSSPPSTASSCLTGSSSSGTPSTGTPTTGTPSTGTPTTGTPSTGTPTTGTPSTGTPTTGTPSTGTPTTGTPTSGFPSTGTPSTGMPNSGTPANGMPTSSSSSVFPGTTLGPTGSGGFGDPNAGEKISVRTNTAFFLLTGLAIMLVV comes from the exons ATGTCGGTTTTACTTCCTCTGTGTCTGGTTCTCTCCATGATTACCTATTCAA ATGCTGCGTATTGTGTATGCAAAGACGGGAACGAGCAAGTGCTTCAGAAAGCCATAGACTACGCATGTGGAGCAGGAGCTGACTGCTCTCAGATCCAGCAGAACGGAGCTTGTTTCCAGCCTAACACCGTCAAAAACCACTGCGACGTCGCCGTCAACAGTTACTACCAGAAGAAAGCTTCCTCCGGTGCCACCTGTGACTTTAACGGCGCCGCCGTTATCTCTAGCTCCCCTCCGTCAA CTGCTTCAAGCTGTTTAACTGGTTCCAG CTCTAGTGGGACCCCGTCCACTGGGACTCCCACCACAGGAACCCCAAGCACTGGAACACCAACCACAGGAACCCCAAGCACTGGGACACCAACCACAGGAACCCCAAGCACTGGGACACCAACCACCGGGACCCCAAGCACTGGGACACCAACCACCGGGACTCCAACCAGTGGCTTCCCATCCACCGGGACTCCTTCCACTGGGATGCCAAATTCCGGCACGCCAGCAAACGGAATGCCAACTTCGTCTTCATCTTCTGTGTTCCCTGGCACTACTCTTGGACCGACCGGGAGCGGCGGATTCGGCGATCCGAACGCTGGAGAGAAGATCTCAGTCCGAACTAACACTGCCTTCTTCTTACTAACCGGTTTAGCTATTATGCTTGTGGTTTAA